In Tachysurus fulvidraco isolate hzauxx_2018 chromosome 1, HZAU_PFXX_2.0, whole genome shotgun sequence, a single window of DNA contains:
- the si:dkey-183c6.7 gene encoding urea transporter 1, with protein sequence MFKAKKTCEQPKSHKQHVIQKLLYCTGEMEHFHVYMKDQTFLMQLLEWLLRGVSGVIMVNNPLSGALILTALSIASPWQALLGSLGLLSSTVMAILISVPQAEVSRGEHGYNGMLVALLIGVFSSAGDWYWWLLLPVCLAGAATTFVHSGIAAVLNKCDLPVSVFPFNTVLLLYLACIGTENPYYPSHPVLPQGGTLSINSTQLNIPQLVQGAVLGVGQIYACDDLGSTLIILAAVLLFSPVLAFHSLLGSSLGVLAGISVAVQQDVLYTGLAGFNGALGCMAVGQFLFTLSWRTHVFSIICAFLSSYANIALSNLLAHVELPASSWASTLTISLMMLVSEQSISTYSIAIDHNSSPGGPLHTPSQCAEANTDSSSV encoded by the exons ATGTTTAAGGCTAAAAAAACATGTGAGCAGCCAAAAAGCCACAAACAGCACGTGATCCAGAAGCTGCTGTACTGCACAGGAGAAATGGAGCACTTTCACGTGTACATGAAGG aTCAAACTTTCCTCATGCAGCTGTTAGAGTGGTTATTGAGAGGTGTCTCTGGTGTGATCATGGTGAATAACCCTTTGAGTGGAGCTCTGATTCTTACTGCTCTGTCAATTGCCAGTCCCTGGCAGGCCCTGCTGGGAAGCCTGGGACTCCTCTCATCTACAGTCATGGCTATCCTAATCAGCGTGCCACA AGCTGAGGTTTCCAGGGGAGAACATGGTTATAACGGGATGTTGGTGGCATTATTGATcggtgtgttcagcagtgcagGAGACTGGTACTGGTGGCTACTGCTGCCTGTATGTCTTGCTGGAGCTGCAAC tacatttgtacataGTGGCATAGCTGCTGTGTTAAACAAATGTGATTTGCCTGTAAGTGTTTTCCCCTTCAACACTGTCCTGCTCCTGTATTTGGCCTGCATCGGTACTGAGAACCCATACTACCCCAGTCATCCAGTCCTGCCTCAGGGGGGAACACTGAGCATTAACAGCACACAACTCAACATACCTCAG CTTGTGCAGGGTGCAGTGTTGGGAGTAGGGCAAATCTACGCTTGTGATGATCTGGGGTCCACCCTAATCATTCTTGCTGCTGTGTTGCTTTTTTCTCCAGTCTTAGCCTTTCACTCACTGCTTGGATCAAGTCTTGGGGTACTTGCAG GTATCTCTGTTGCAGTGCAGCAGGATGTTTTATACACAGGGCTGGCTGGTTTTAATGGTGCTCTGGGCTGCATGGCTGTTGGACAGTTTTTATTCACATTAAGCTGGAGAACCCATGTCTTCTCTATTATTTGTG CCTTCCTCTCTTCCTATGCAAACATCGCCTTAAGCAATCTGCTGGCACAT gtggagcTCCCTGCCAGCAGCTGGGCCTCCACATTAACTATAAGTCTTATGATGTTAGTAAGTGAACAGAGCATCTCAACATACAGCATTGCTATTGACCATAACAGCTCACCTGGAGGGCCCTTACACACTCCCAGCCAATGTGCTGAGGCTAACACAGACAGTAGTTCTGtgtga
- the si:dkey-183c6.8 gene encoding protein O-GlcNAcase isoform X2, with product MEGKDEFLCGVVEGFYGRPWSMEQRKVLFQWMQRWGLNTYLYGPKDDLKHRLLWREVYSTEEEAQLKALVHEAESSGLKFVYALSPGQDIVFSSSSDLTLLKRKLRQVADLGCQAFAILFDDIDHSMCQADTEAFSSFAHAQVSVTNEIFRFLGKPPVFLFCPTEYCSSLCSPTVSKSPYLLTVGEDLLPGISVIWTGSKVISRELSIDSLKEVQSVLQRPPLVWDNLHANDYDSRRVFLGPFKGRPPGLQAHLRGLLLNPNCEFEANYIPLHTLGTWHKAGKEKREGKEYQYCPERALSAALKDWMSELNQPLQPGRQNRPTEHKPSSLSSKPKPPESLDNLHGAKSKSPSSARAQVSFSTSVLKVSAESESEERVPGGQGWEKASGKGLCAGKSPLSEAQVRLLVGLYYLPHEHGPPAQSLLQALTWLKNHCHYVSVNGSSKKMQPQKMEEWRVRAGQFQVACDEIAVLHGSVVNSVNRAVLYDLYPYVWDLRNTLLVAKAFISWLEGRVISESSPLGSWKNCFHWCGASSGAELLGMEAEPWVIKGGLSGEVQMLLPVGTSSELFSHPPPLFPTSRLYNIRPFQHKDKVELYHMVCQLYQKTRGTQDVTVLHPDFIGDRCLGASLALCPEYGFVLEDELGVCGCVAGILDVRSFVKRCQATWLPAMRDKYPTRTYLANGHAAQKEALLSMHEEQDYPDSLLYHFPSQVRLDALPELVDCSVSRSLLTALLTALKANGSQGVFCEVQPTDRLRQEFLTKLGFLEIVRGEACSTEGLTLGRLL from the exons ATGGAGGGGAAAGACGAGTTTCTGTGTGGGGTTGTTGAAG GTTTCTATGGGCGGCCCTGGTCCATGGAGCAGAGAAAAGTGTTGTTTCAGTG GATGCAAAGATGGGGTTTGAACACCTATTTGTACGGTCCTAAAGATGACCTGAAACATCGGTTGCTGTGGAGAGAGGTGTACTCCACAGAGGAGGAAG CCCAGCTGAAAGCACTGGTGCATGAAGCTGAGTCGAGTGGGTTGAAGTTTGTGTACGCGTTGTCTCCTGGTCAGGACATCGTCTTCTCTAGCTCCTCTGACCTCACACTGCTCAAGCGTAAACTTCGACAG GTGGCAGATCTGGGCTGCCAGGCGTTTGCTATTCTGTTTGATGACATCGACCACTCTATGTGTCAAGCTGATACTGAGGCTTTCTCCTCATTCGCTCATGCTCAGGTTTCTGTGACCAATGAGATCTTCCGTTTCCTGGGAAAGCCACCTGTCTTCCTGTTCTGCCCCACTG AGTACTGCAGCTCGCTCTGCTCTCCCACCGTTTCCAAGTCTCCATATCTGCTGACAGTGGGAGAAGATCTGTTGCCTGGCATCTCAGTCATTTGGACTG GAAGCAAGGTGATCTCTCGAGAGCTAAGTATTGATTCGCTGAAGGAGGTGCAGTCAGTGTTACAGCGCCCTCCCTTGGTGTGGGACAATCTGCACGCTAATGATTACGATTCACGTCGTGTCTTCCTGGGGCCTTTCAAGGGTCGTCCACCTGGCCTTCAAGCTCATCTCAGGGGTCTGCTGCTAAACCCTAACTGTGAATTTGAAGCAAACTATATCCCTCTACACACACTTGGGACATGGCACAAAGCAGggaaggagaagagagaag gtaaAGAGTATCAGTACTGTCCGGAGCGAGCTCTTTCTGCTGCGCTGAAAGACTGGATGAGTGAACTGAACCAACCACTACAGCCTG GACGGCAGAACAGGCCTACAGAGCACAAAccatcttctctctcctccaaACCTAAACCTCCTGAAAGCTTAGACAATCTGCATGGAGCCAAGTCTAAATCTCCATCTTCTGCTAGGGCTCAGGTTTCTTTTTCCACCTCTGTGCTGAAGGTCTCAgctgagagtgagagtgaggagcGGGTCCCTGGAGGCCAAGGATGGGAAAAGGCATCAGGAAAAGGCCTGTGTGCTGGGAAGTCTCCACTTAGTGAGGCTCAAGTGCGACTGCTGGTGGGATTATACTACCTGCCACATGAGCATGGACCGCCTGCCCAGAGCCTGCTGCAGGCACTCACCTGGCTCAAAAACCACTGCCATTATGTCAGTGTCAACGGCAGCAGCAAGAAGATGCAACCACAGAAG ATGGAGGAGTGGCGAGTGCGAGCTGGGCAGTTTCAGGTTGCATGTGATGAGATTGCGGTTCTGCATGGCAGCGTGGTGAACAGCGTCAACAGAGCTGTGCTCTATGACCTTTATCCCTATGTCTGGGACCTGAGAAACACATTGCTTGTAGCCAAGGCCTTCATCAGCTGGCTGG AGGGTCGGGTAATAAGTGAAAGTTCTCCACTGGGTTCCTGGAAGAACTGTTTTCATT GGTGTGGAGCCTCATCAGGGGCAGAGCTTCTCGGTATGGAGGCGGAGCCCTGGGTTATTAAAGGTGGGCTGTCAGGGGAAGTGCAG ATGCTTCTTCCTGTAGGCACCAGCAGTGAGTTGTTCAGTCACCCCCCTCCTCTCTTCCCCACCTCTCGTCTCTATAACATACGGCCCTTCCAGCACAAAGACAAG GTGGAGCTGTACCATATGGTGTGTCAGCTTTATCAGAAAACCAGAGGTACTCAGGATGTGACTGTGCTTCATCCAGACTTCATCGGTGACAG gTGTTTGGGTGCATCTCTGGCCCTGTGTCCAGAGTACGGCTTTGTTCTGGAGGACGaacttggtgtgtgtgggtgtgttgctGGCATTCTGGATGTACGCTCATTTGTCAAGAGGTGCCAGGCCACCTGGCTGCCTGCTATGAGAGACAAATACCCCACACGTACATATCTCGCAAATGGACACGCTGCTCAAAAG GAGGCGCTGTTGAGCATGCATGAGGAGCAGGATTACCCAGACTCCCTGCTTTACCACTTCCCATCTCAGGTCCGGCTTGATGCTCTGCCTGAACTGGTGGACTGCAGTGTCAGCAGAAGCCTTCTCACGGCCCTGCTCACAGCACTCAAAGCTAACG gttCCCAGGGTGTGTTTTGTGAAGTGCAGCCCACAGACCGGCTAAGGCAGGAGTTCCTCACTAAGCTAGGTTTTCTGGAGATTGTGAGGGGAGAGGCTTGCTCCACAGAAGGACTAACCCTAGGCAGGCTGCTCTAA
- the si:dkey-183c6.8 gene encoding protein O-GlcNAcase isoform X1, with product MEGKDEFLCGVVEGFYGRPWSMEQRKVLFQWMQRWGLNTYLYGPKDDLKHRLLWREVYSTEEEAQLKALVHEAESSGLKFVYALSPGQDIVFSSSSDLTLLKRKLRQVADLGCQAFAILFDDIDHSMCQADTEAFSSFAHAQVSVTNEIFRFLGKPPVFLFCPTEYCSSLCSPTVSKSPYLLTVGEDLLPGISVIWTGSKVISRELSIDSLKEVQSVLQRPPLVWDNLHANDYDSRRVFLGPFKGRPPGLQAHLRGLLLNPNCEFEANYIPLHTLGTWHKAGKEKREGKEYQYCPERALSAALKDWMSELNQPLQPGRQNRPTEHKPSSLSSKPKPPESLDNLHGAKSKSPSSARAQVSFSTSVLKVSAESESEERVPGGQGWEKASGKGLCAGKSPLSEAQVRLLVGLYYLPHEHGPPAQSLLQALTWLKNHCHYVSVNGSSKKMQPQKMEEWRVRAGQFQVACDEIAVLHGSVVNSVNRAVLYDLYPYVWDLRNTLLVAKAFISWLEGRVISESSPLGSWKNCFHWCGASSGAELLGMEAEPWVIKGGLSGEVQMLLPVGTSSELFSHPPPLFPTSRLYNIRPFQHKDKVELYHMVCQLYQKTRGTQDVTVLHPDFIGDRLHLCLGASLALCPEYGFVLEDELGVCGCVAGILDVRSFVKRCQATWLPAMRDKYPTRTYLANGHAAQKEALLSMHEEQDYPDSLLYHFPSQVRLDALPELVDCSVSRSLLTALLTALKANGSQGVFCEVQPTDRLRQEFLTKLGFLEIVRGEACSTEGLTLGRLL from the exons ATGGAGGGGAAAGACGAGTTTCTGTGTGGGGTTGTTGAAG GTTTCTATGGGCGGCCCTGGTCCATGGAGCAGAGAAAAGTGTTGTTTCAGTG GATGCAAAGATGGGGTTTGAACACCTATTTGTACGGTCCTAAAGATGACCTGAAACATCGGTTGCTGTGGAGAGAGGTGTACTCCACAGAGGAGGAAG CCCAGCTGAAAGCACTGGTGCATGAAGCTGAGTCGAGTGGGTTGAAGTTTGTGTACGCGTTGTCTCCTGGTCAGGACATCGTCTTCTCTAGCTCCTCTGACCTCACACTGCTCAAGCGTAAACTTCGACAG GTGGCAGATCTGGGCTGCCAGGCGTTTGCTATTCTGTTTGATGACATCGACCACTCTATGTGTCAAGCTGATACTGAGGCTTTCTCCTCATTCGCTCATGCTCAGGTTTCTGTGACCAATGAGATCTTCCGTTTCCTGGGAAAGCCACCTGTCTTCCTGTTCTGCCCCACTG AGTACTGCAGCTCGCTCTGCTCTCCCACCGTTTCCAAGTCTCCATATCTGCTGACAGTGGGAGAAGATCTGTTGCCTGGCATCTCAGTCATTTGGACTG GAAGCAAGGTGATCTCTCGAGAGCTAAGTATTGATTCGCTGAAGGAGGTGCAGTCAGTGTTACAGCGCCCTCCCTTGGTGTGGGACAATCTGCACGCTAATGATTACGATTCACGTCGTGTCTTCCTGGGGCCTTTCAAGGGTCGTCCACCTGGCCTTCAAGCTCATCTCAGGGGTCTGCTGCTAAACCCTAACTGTGAATTTGAAGCAAACTATATCCCTCTACACACACTTGGGACATGGCACAAAGCAGggaaggagaagagagaag gtaaAGAGTATCAGTACTGTCCGGAGCGAGCTCTTTCTGCTGCGCTGAAAGACTGGATGAGTGAACTGAACCAACCACTACAGCCTG GACGGCAGAACAGGCCTACAGAGCACAAAccatcttctctctcctccaaACCTAAACCTCCTGAAAGCTTAGACAATCTGCATGGAGCCAAGTCTAAATCTCCATCTTCTGCTAGGGCTCAGGTTTCTTTTTCCACCTCTGTGCTGAAGGTCTCAgctgagagtgagagtgaggagcGGGTCCCTGGAGGCCAAGGATGGGAAAAGGCATCAGGAAAAGGCCTGTGTGCTGGGAAGTCTCCACTTAGTGAGGCTCAAGTGCGACTGCTGGTGGGATTATACTACCTGCCACATGAGCATGGACCGCCTGCCCAGAGCCTGCTGCAGGCACTCACCTGGCTCAAAAACCACTGCCATTATGTCAGTGTCAACGGCAGCAGCAAGAAGATGCAACCACAGAAG ATGGAGGAGTGGCGAGTGCGAGCTGGGCAGTTTCAGGTTGCATGTGATGAGATTGCGGTTCTGCATGGCAGCGTGGTGAACAGCGTCAACAGAGCTGTGCTCTATGACCTTTATCCCTATGTCTGGGACCTGAGAAACACATTGCTTGTAGCCAAGGCCTTCATCAGCTGGCTGG AGGGTCGGGTAATAAGTGAAAGTTCTCCACTGGGTTCCTGGAAGAACTGTTTTCATT GGTGTGGAGCCTCATCAGGGGCAGAGCTTCTCGGTATGGAGGCGGAGCCCTGGGTTATTAAAGGTGGGCTGTCAGGGGAAGTGCAG ATGCTTCTTCCTGTAGGCACCAGCAGTGAGTTGTTCAGTCACCCCCCTCCTCTCTTCCCCACCTCTCGTCTCTATAACATACGGCCCTTCCAGCACAAAGACAAG GTGGAGCTGTACCATATGGTGTGTCAGCTTTATCAGAAAACCAGAGGTACTCAGGATGTGACTGTGCTTCATCCAGACTTCATCGGTGACAGGTTACATTT gTGTTTGGGTGCATCTCTGGCCCTGTGTCCAGAGTACGGCTTTGTTCTGGAGGACGaacttggtgtgtgtgggtgtgttgctGGCATTCTGGATGTACGCTCATTTGTCAAGAGGTGCCAGGCCACCTGGCTGCCTGCTATGAGAGACAAATACCCCACACGTACATATCTCGCAAATGGACACGCTGCTCAAAAG GAGGCGCTGTTGAGCATGCATGAGGAGCAGGATTACCCAGACTCCCTGCTTTACCACTTCCCATCTCAGGTCCGGCTTGATGCTCTGCCTGAACTGGTGGACTGCAGTGTCAGCAGAAGCCTTCTCACGGCCCTGCTCACAGCACTCAAAGCTAACG gttCCCAGGGTGTGTTTTGTGAAGTGCAGCCCACAGACCGGCTAAGGCAGGAGTTCCTCACTAAGCTAGGTTTTCTGGAGATTGTGAGGGGAGAGGCTTGCTCCACAGAAGGACTAACCCTAGGCAGGCTGCTCTAA